The following nucleotide sequence is from Labeo rohita strain BAU-BD-2019 chromosome 3, IGBB_LRoh.1.0, whole genome shotgun sequence.
TTCTACACGGAAGCAACTCCGCAACTCCCGAATGGCATAGGATGCAGTGTCACAAAAACCAACGTTtatttacaggagcaaaggaaggaAAGCTtgcttactttagcaaaggaaaaccagtttcCACTtagcttatatcaaaatcctccaacatttttctgtacaaatccttgttttgcaCTGTGCGTCTCTGTATGTCACCTCTGAGTGGTGCATGCGCAACACCGACGTCCTACATAATCCGCCTGGAGCTGCTACTGTGTACAACCAGTTGGCACAAGCTAGATTGAAgtgattattattttcttacaaaaacgcatcattttgctacaggaggcactttttattatggatggatgtactttattggacttgtatTGGACTGTTGAAAAGAAACACCTGCTTATGCCATAATAAAGCTTAAAGGGGccaaaacaatttttaacataactgattgcatttgtctgaaagaaggaagtcatatacacctaggatgcttggagagtaaataatgggttaattttaatttttgggtgaactatccctttaaagtaaatttctgtgtctgtgaccaatatttaccaagctttgatgactgatgatctgataaattcaaaaatacttaaaagttaactattaaaaaaagaacagctgaacaaataaaatatatagtttaaattgttactgccttgagttaataataaatgaataaacgtaataaatgtaaaaggcttaaaaacactaacaggctttaattaatataatactgATAACAttgcaaatgcaaaaatataaaatataatcgtttttttctttttctagtagtgtgatgtttttttaaccaaGGCAATCTGACTgtgacatgaatttacatttggtaaaaaaaaaaaatatacacaaatacatacacacatgatatacacacatgcatacattcAAAGCTGTAGTGACATCTTCGTCACCTTGtcagcacattttttttctagtaaGTTTGGTGTCCTCATTGGTTTGTTGTGCAATTGATCAATCTGAATGTAATGTGAGTCAACAGGATGtgttcacatctctgttttatgttttttttccgcAGCAGCACTGATGGAGGGAAGAGGAGGAGTCACTGTACCACATCCTGCTTTACCCCAACCTCTCGCCTCATCCCACTGTTGGCATGGTGATCAAACTGTCATTTCCTCATGTCACTTGAAAGCTTTAACTAGGGGGAGAGAAGTATCCCACAAGGCACCACTGCGCAAGCGAAGAAATCTCGGTGCATCAGGAAGAAACCAGCGTGATGAGTTCTGAACATCAGGTAGAGTTTCTTACTTTCTTTCAATTGcgtaaaactaaaaaagaagATATACAGTCAAAGTTTATGTAAGAGTTCTTGTCAAAGTTTATGACATTTTGTAATGTGTTGTGTCGCGTTTATTGTAGGCCTGGCGTGCTTATCGTCAGATCAGTCAACTgaaattaaaagtgttttatttagcaGGAAATGAAAGTATTGGGCATTTTCAGGGCAAATAGCAACATAGAAAATGGTCACAGTTGCCTTGCGATTTAGATTGTTACACTTGTATTTGTATTCTATTGACTCAACAAACACCAACAAACTGATCTAACAAAAGCCAAAAAAGGAGAGattttggtgttttttgttctttgttgaAGCAGTGTATTTTCAAAAGAAtcgatatatatttttatatgctaacactttacaataaggtgtcatttgttaacattagttgatGTATTAACTagcataaacaaacaatgaacaatacatttattacactatacatacatatgtatataataaaattaatataattgtaatatatatatatttttttatctttttatcttttttttaagaaactaatattttactaattataaattgatcaaaagtgacaatgcagatatttataatgttgcaaaagattaatatatatatgtgtgtgtgtgtatttatgtgtatataaaaaaagtaaataaaaaataaaatgttattaaataaaatacgtaaaaaaactataatataatacaaaattaatattaatctcTACATATACTAATATACTAGCATTTCAAGTtgtataaatgaacattttaatgtgttatgaagaaatataaattaaaatggtaatatctaccacaaagaaaatataaaaatgttcattttaattttataagtacaggaaattaatacattaatgaactgaattttgttttgtgtgtgtgttctcgtTTACATTTCCCCGTCTTGTTGTCACATTGTCTGAACTCATGTCGTCTCTTGCTCTTTTACAGAAGTCACAATGGAGATGACTCTATTGTCCATCACAGTGTGGTTCACTCACTTCCTCATTGCCTCAGCTCTTTATTCTGACACACTGTCTCCATACACCCTGAGTGACTACACTGAAACCACGCTAGTAActacagcaacaacaaaaacaaacccaGAACCGACGACCCTTATATATTCAACGGCTTCATCACCTCTGACGGCATCAACAACAGAGGACAGCAAAACAAATGCGCCCACTGAAGTCTATACCCAACCAAATATAACCTCAAATGTAATTCTAACACAGGAAACAGCATCCTTGCATGAACACAACACCAGTACACCATCTCAAAATGGCATGACGGATGATGGCGAGAGTGTTAGCACTGCTGGTGATGTTACTATGAGCCATGCAGATACAAGTCATACAACAGTTTCCAGTAACTTTGCAAGACTGACGCCACAAAGGGACGACAGTAATGAAACAGGAACAATGTCAAGCATGAGTTACAACTATGATGGGAGCACCGTTAAGACTGCAGACATCTTTTCAGACCCAGTCAACAGTGTCTCAACAGTGCCCTGGAGACATTCGACAGAGAACGAGGACGTGAAAACGAAAGCCGATGAAGGAAATTATGAAACAAACTCCACCCAGGCCACATTTGCTAATATGACTGAGGAGTCGAGAGGAACACGAGGCACTGAGGGAAGTTATGGGTTTACAAGTGAACACAGAGAGGAACATTACAACACATCAGTGAATACAACTGATGTGAGTGCTACAACAGAAACAGTGAGTAACGAATGGTCAACTTTACAAAGCACAGATATTCCTATTACCACACCAGGTTATACAACAGAGCAAGGCCTGATGGTTACAAATGCATCTGAAAACCACACCTCAATAGGTGGTGTAATAAACTCTACAACGCAGCAGAACACACACGGGTTCACAAACTCTACACCACCCATGGGAAGAGAAAacaggacaggaacaggaacaccCACACCCGTTGGTACCACCACCAGTATCAACATCTCAATCATAACCGATGTCATAACTGACAACAGCCTAAATACCACAACCGTcagaacaaacaaaactgaCCCCGAAAACAAAGTGGGGCATACATGTGTGAACACAAGCCCAGAACCTCATTCTCGAAAATCCACGCTGGTCTGCCTCATCACACTGTTTACTTTAGCAATGACCGCCACCATATTTCTAGGCATAAGCATCTTCCTTTGGGTGCGTCTGTCGGTCTTCAAAAAAGATGAGGAAAGAGAAAGGAGGTCGGACGAGTGAGAAGGAGAGCCTCTGGGCCGACCCCAAAGCTTCGGTGCAGGACAGAGTTGAGTTCTGGTACGTCAACGGATCCACGCTGGAGGCCGACAGGAAGGAGAAGGACAGAAAGAGGCAGGAGAGGATGAAGAGAAGAGGACGGGAGCAGGATAAAGAGGAGAACAGCCTGTGGATTCAGCCTAGAGTGACTGTGGATGACATAACGGAGTTCTGGTACGCAAACAGACGCACGAGAGAGGAGAGGATGCGTGACACGTAGTCATAAACTTTGAAAGACACCAAAGGAAACAACTCAGATTTCGGtgaaaaaaatttatttgaGCAACTAAATAAGTCTGAAAAAGAATTCTGAATGTTGTTCTTGTGGTCATGGGCCTTTAATTGTCAGAGGGATTTGTGttcagctagaaaaaaaaaaaagacaaaagaaaaaagacaaactcTAGGTTGACTGAACTATTAAATATCGACAAAGCTGACATTAAATAACGAATGAAAGAGCAAGAGCTTTAATTATCATGAATGTGAGTTTCCTAGTCAGAAACTCGACGCAAATGACCTCTTAAAAGTCATATTTATAAATGgatttataaatataagttTCTGAGTTAGGTGGGCCATATGATTTAATGTATGTAATTACATTATGTAATTTTCACCGCTAGAAcatgttcaaaacaaacaaagaaacaaaggcgtagtttgatgacgcggtgattgagtgtggaatcatgggagttgttgtCTTCATCTTTACATCCAATGCAATCTGATGGGACTTGGGTGgaaatcatgttcatggatgagctaatgtattaaagttttattaatgcCACTGTAGTATGTGGCAGGATGAAGCTGAAAGCTGTGTTAGCGTAACGAGGCTGCTGGAGTGATTGCTAATGAAGGATGAATGCTACACACAGCATGAAAGCTGCAGAGCTTTAATTATGCCACAGTCAAGCACTTCCGCTCTTTCCGGTCATGCGTTATGTGGGGTAAAGCAGCGATGTTTTATCAAACTAGACACATTGACTCTGTTAAGTtgtgttataatgctactctgtgcgttcgtcacctgtctaataaaacgcataacatattaaaaaatctttgGTGTTTCCAtaatttctacaaaataaagcCGGAAATCGAAGGTGTATGATGTCACTAGCAGGCGACGCAATGACAAGGGACGAAACACTAGATAAATTTCTTATTTCTGTAGATTTAAACATTCTCGGAAACATTTGGGATAGTGTAAGTACACAagacaacaaaatatataacactaggtgtgtttccattacagatttaaagtattttaaaaatatcgttaaaaaaaatgttgagaaatgacagcgtttccattaaccgatgttatgCAACTAAAACGGAATATTTTCCTTTTGCGATAGTTCATGGCGAATGATGGTGGTAGATTTATGTATATCGCAGACATTACACTagccattaattttaattgtaggAGACATAGGCGTctatctttacagaagcagcgTGGAGAGCCGGTTCTGGGACTGTTAGAAACGTGCCGTGGCGTgttatagtacattaaagaatgatcaCGTGACTTTTAAGTACGCaaggtgacctgtaaatgcgaaaaagccGCTTCCAATGCAGTTTTATGAATATTCCTTTTTTGAactgcctgaaaaaccaccacatgcaagctttttttgatatatgggagttttcgCAAAATTGACGCGTTTCCGTTAGGCATATTTTCaattaacaattttaatttgtgCAATTTGAAAGGAAAGGAAACACAGCTGCTCTTCTAgtggatttattaaaatgttacatattgtgcctttaaattttatagaggagaaaatcaaaatatttgcatttctttctCTTGCCATTATGCTCAtgtatatttaagtaaataaccattaatttaatgcatattgtttgcattttacacagcaacaataatatatatatatttttttttatgaaattctgGAATTGTTGACAAGATGACTATCTAGATAGTGCGGTGAATGTATACAATAGTGCAGTGAATGTTCATATGGTTACCAACTTATGGGATGACAGATTTCATTCAAAATCTGTTAGATATTAACTAAATATCTTCAATGCATTTTGGCTTCAGTACAGTTTCTTCAAGAAACAGGCAAGAATGAAACCGCCGTCTTCCAtgatttctattgttttttacaACAAAGCACTTAAACACAACAAACTCGTGATAACTTCAAAAGTGGGAAGTACAAATTGTACGATAGCACATGAAGGCAGCATGACAGTGCCAAGTTTGGTGGTGAGGGTCCAGACAACAGGCAGCTGATGCTCGGTTTGATTACCGATGATgcaataatttgtgtttttggtcAAAGCAAGAGGATGTATGatgatgtaaatatttgtttttcgcGATGAGATGTTTTAGCTCTACGTATGTGGcggtttttttttcattttattttgttgttaaagtTATTTTTCAAGTCACCATTAAAGTGTTCTCTGTAAAGTTTCTTCTATTTTACTGAATAAACACATGCACAACTTGTTTTGGTCTGTACATATAATTCTGTATAACCATTTCAGTTTGCTCAACAAATGTATACACAAGTTAAACAAACTGTGAAAGTTTGACATCactattttgtaacattaatgctcatttgaacttaaaatacaagtttatatAGAGTATATggaactaatttaaaaataatttagggTACAACATCATTTATTCCAAATGTGTGTCCTGAAGCTGGTTGCGTCATGTTTTCTCAACTAATTTTTACAGTGACATTAAATGGATGGACGTCAGTCAGTAAAATAACACCTCCCACATGTCAGACGACCCTAATTGTGGGCAAGACGACTGACGTGACTCCAGAAAGATAAACAGCGTGTCTCCTTACGTGGAAAAGTGAAGGGAAATTTTTGCTACACTGCtgaaaaattcagaaatgcctaggttattttaaaaaaattccagcccctgaataaaataaataaataaaaacacattggtataataaataatatgcattttttaaatatgctttatatatcattatatcattttaacaGCTATTCAGAATTTTTCATCCATATACAGGCACACAATTACAGTCTGTGTTGCCACCATCACTTGGTCAGGACTTGCGATAACTTGCCCAAGAAAAATTCTAGGGGTGAAAATCTCTCATAACACATTGTCTTTGGAAATCTCACAGTGCTGGCTTGAACTTGTAAAGATTATCATGTGACATAAAGTGAAGTAAAGTAAATATTGATTCTGAGATGGTGTGAATCGATCATTTTGATGCAAGATTTACAGAAGACGATGCAGGTTTCTGTTGTGCTTGAGTGGTGAAAAACAGAGTGAGAGACAAACGTCATGAAAAGGTGCTAAGTGTTCAGAAAGAGGAAATGAAATTGTGATCGTTTTCTGCTGAATTTAATTTAGAACCTTCAGACCTGCAATTGTGTTTTCTgctgaatttaattttgaacCATCAGACCTGCAATTGGTGAAGTTACCAAATCCTGTTCAAATATGTAGtaatttaaattgtgaaatatgaaagGGCAGGACATACAGAACTGATTAAGCAAACCTTCGCATAGACACAAATTTTCACACTTCTCGAAGTTTGCAATACCCTCCACCCAACAAACACGCACTCACGCACATGTGCTTGCACACAGACTCTCAACGGCAAGGTTGTGCAGACAAAGCATAGTCTAAACCCACAAAAGTGTCAACACACCCAGCACAGAGCTTCCCATTACAGTCTGGCTTCTCTTTTTCTACTTCAGCCTCAGATAATAATTCATACTATAACCAAGCActttctgcatgttttttttaatctttcggCTGCAGCCTCTCTCGGCCAGATGCAAGCAGTGATATGACATCTTCAGAGGGAGGAGAAATGAACGAAGAgtgagagaggaagagaaatTAACAGGATATAGGTGTGCTTTGCATGCGTGAGTGTGTAGATTTTCACATGTTCAGTTTGGTCTTGGTAGTCAGAGTTTGCAGTGACTTTTCTCAGAGGCATGAAGGTAAGTGCTAATCACACTTATTCGTAATGGGACCAAACGGGGGTaaactgtgtttgtgtttgtggcTGTGATGTTGTAAGATGCTTGAGGACAGGTAGAGCAAAAAGAATGTAACAAGGTTACATGCAGCTTAGAGACACATCAAACTGGCACTCGAATACCAGTCTAGTAAAAGTGGTAGATATGCACTGAAGTAACCTTTAGATGTACCTCCGTTCTACCCGTCAAATAAAATGGAGCTCATCTGGTAGGTAGAGCAGCGCGAACGAAGACAATTTCAAGGGGCTCACAAGATTCCCAAAAAAGTCAATTTAAATCTACCTTCTagcaaaagtaaataaatacatatgattTAGAATGATAAATGATGCATATATTTGCATTCAGAATAATCCTGAATATTTCTGCAACAGTATTAAGGGTTTTCAACAttggtaatattaataaaaatgtttattgaggagcaaatcagcatattagaatgatttctgaaggatcatatgacagtgaagactggagtaattcagctttgctatcacaggaataattataaaattagtttttttgaattgcaataatatttcacgatTTCAcaggttttactgtatttttgatcaaataaatgaagcctcggtgagcataagagacttctttaaaaacattaccaaatcttaccaaaaaataaacagaatatctATTTTTGAGACAAATAAGCATGATAACTTTTTGACTAACGTTCTGTTTCTTCCGTTGTCTTTTTCACTGTCACAtgttgatttcaaagctgaaatcgCCCATGCTACActaagagaaagacagagaaggAGAAAGAGGAAGGAACAGGCCTGTTTAAAACTTTCCGACCCAGATTCACACAAGATTACCTCTGTAAAACACCAATCACGCAAAGAACAAGTCAAAAAGATGAATTTCTCCTGCCAGCCGCTTCGCCTTAACATATAGTCACAGTTTGGAGGTTTCCTTCATTGTCGATCAAGTGGTCAAGGCCTAAAAGTGGATCTCCAAAGACAATATTAGCTCACCTGAGCTATTTTCTAGCATAAACACTGAAACTGCTGTACGAAGCTTCTAGATtgattgactttttttaatccGTATGCTCATCATGAGGCTTGTTTTTAGCAATTTGCTTCTGTTGATTGCTCTCGGAGCCTGTTTCAAGGCCACTGATGCACAAGAGCCAACAACACAGACAGATGCAAACATTACCATCACAATACCAAACAGTAATACTGGGGGGTCAATATTAAGTTTTGAAGTCACCAGCGCCACACCTGAAAATACAGCTGTTGCACAACCAACAGTAGTGGATCCACGTAATTCAGAAACCACAGTTGTTAACCAAATAAGCACCATGCCTGAGGAACAAACAGTTGCGAGTACTCCACCACTCAGCACTGTGATTGAACAAACAACACCAGAATCTGTTCCTGAAACAACAACTGTTCAAACAGAGCAGACCACAGTGACCACCACTACTGTGCCTGTTATTGCGGAAACAACAGTGACAGAACAAATACCTTCAGACGCCCCAAGCacaagtcaacatgaaacaacCGTTGGTTTCACTTCTCCTGAGGTGACCAGTCCTACAGAACAACCTACAGATGAAATCACCACAGCAGTTGTGACCTTGGCCACTGCTTCAACAAAGGCCATCAATCCCACAACCATCGTGGCCAAACCAGACTCGGATGAGTCTCCGACCATCACGTCCAACCCTGTGGACACCAACACCGAACTCTCCACTACAACTCTAGCATCAACTACAAAGCACCCCCAAAATTCTTCTGAAGTGTACACGATGCCTGATGGATCTTTAGCCAGTGTAACTATAGAGGACAATGGTGGTCCTTTCCAAAACACCtggttaataataatgatagtgTGTGTGGTCATAGTTTTTGTGCTATGTGTAGGCATGATTGTGATCATCCGGCGGCGAAAGAAAAACGCCTCAAGGAATTTCACCCCCGTGAATGGACAAGGCAAACGGTCCAAGAAGAAAAAAGGGGCGGAGAATGACGCGTGGGCGGGGCCTGTCAATCTCGACGCGGGGGCTGAATGTGACGCTGAGGCACAGGACGGTCTTCTGCCTAATGATGGGAAGCAGGATGATGATGTGGTGCTCAGCACATTCGCCGCCCTTGATGCAGAAGACGCGTCTAATGGTGGAGTGGGTGGGGACGGCACCAAGGAGGCTAAGAAATGGGAGGAGCAGGAGCCTATGCCTTACATAGATGAGGATGTGAAGGAAAACAAGGCAGAAAAAACCCCTTCTGAGAATGGGAAACAGAAAGGAGATGACAAAAGTGAAGAGAAGGGGATGAACGGAGGAGAAACGTTCTGTCTCACCACAGCTGTCTAAAAGCCTAAAAGTCTTCTGTTGACTAAATGAACTTAGGAGAATAGGAATGACTGGATTACTTGAGTTTGTGTTACACAAGGACTTAAGTAATATAGTTTTGTGTATATTATTTGACTATCGCAATTCGTTAACAGCAATGGTGGAACATGTAATGATGCTTGAAAATTCATACTTATTTCAGCTTGTATCAGTTTTATACTTAAAAGTGCGCAAAATTTTGTTGGCAAAAAGTGTTTTGTCTACTGTCAACATTGTACTGTAGATGTGTGAAGCACAATTCATAAACCTAGACCAATTTCGGTGCAAgcagtgatgatgttttgtctggtggcagaaaatgacagttttgaagtagcagtctatggaaACCAAAGAATAAAATTAAGGcaaatttaagtttatatttcaagattttgaccttttattgcaattctgagattatatctaacaattctgatgagaaaaatcaactcatcattctctcttttccccttggATCAGAATGATGAGTTTACATCCCATGCTTCgggcttttttccccctcagaattgacagatgtgctattgttgagttaaatcaagTTATAAAATCTGAACTtggagatttaaacttgcatttgtgagaaaaaaagacagaattgtgaggtaaaataGGTAAATGTTATGCAAAATGTTATAGGTTTGAATATGATTTCATGGTGAAACTGTAGGCCTAATATAATACGTCCCCTAtatgtttgaatgaatgaataatatgtAGACCTACTGAATTTATACTGTAAATCACAGCAGGTCTGCCTCTTTAAACGTCTGCTTtaagcttcaaatggcgtcttggactacagtattctataaaaaatttGGATTCCATTTCTGACCAAAGGcaacacaatacattttttctcttattccacgGATTTTACCCATTTCACTCCACTTaataccagtgtttttctgccaccacaatgtgCACACAGCTGCAAGTGTCTACTCTAAATAGGTTTGAATAGTTATCTTCTACAGAAGTTAACCTTCACACAAAGCAGTGCTCTGTTTGTCAAAACTGCAAATGCCCATGACCAACTGAACCCATTGCAAAATTTTTTGTTGGGAAATCTTTCACCCCCATGCAAATTTGCAGATTGCATGGATTGCTTTTGAAATGAGTGAAAGTCACCAGTGAAAATTTGTCAACAAAATAATGCCTGACTTATTTAAACTTCATCATTTATCCATTTCAAATGCTTGCTATAGatgtagataaaaaaaaaaacacacacacagtctgtaTCTTTACATGTAAAGATGGTAATAAGGCTACAGGAATGAGGTTAGAGATTTCGCTGATTACTGCACAAAGCGTTGatgttcaaaacaaaacagctaacCATTAAGATCTGAAGACTTACATTCTGAGAATGAACGTTTTTCACTGTAAACATAGAGACTTATGATAACATTGATGAACGacagcaataaaatatttttaaatataaacattctgtcttttacaaatattttttgcttaTCTTGCTGGTAAAACCGGGGAATTCTGTGGAGAACGTGTTAAACGGAAATTTCAAATTAACCAAAATATCTAATAATCATACATGTAAGAGGCAGGGGGGGTGTGTAGAACAATTATGTGTAATTTTGCAGAGCTCTCTGTCATGCCTTAGCTAGAAATTGATAATGAACGATACTGAAATCAGCACTAGAAATCTGTGCCTCTTTTAAAGGTCATGGACATTAACTCTAAAC
It contains:
- the tspan4b gene encoding integumentary mucin A.1 isoform X1, with the protein product MLIMRLVFSNLLLLIALGACFKATDAQEPTTQTDANITITIPNSNTGGSILSFEVTSATPENTAVAQPTVVDPRNSETTVVNQISTMPEEQTVASTPPLSTVIEQTTPESVPETTTVQTEQTTVTTTTVPVIAETTVTEQIPSDAPSTSQHETTVGFTSPEVTSPTEQPTDEITTAVVTLATASTKAINPTTIVAKPDSDESPTITSNPVDTNTELSTTTLASTTKHPQNSSEVYTMPDGSLASVTIEDNGGPFQNTWLIIMIVCVVIVFVLCVGMIVIIRRRKKNASRNFTPVNGQGKRSKKKKGAENDAWAGPVNLDAGAECDAEAQDGLLPNDGKQDDDVVLSTFAALDAEDASNGGVGGDGTKEAKKWEEQEPMPYIDEDVKENKAEKTPSENGKQKGDDKSEEKGMNGGETFCLTTAV
- the si:ch73-248e21.5 gene encoding uncharacterized protein si:ch73-248e21.5, translated to MEMTLLSITVWFTHFLIASALYSDTLSPYTLSDYTETTLVTTATTKTNPEPTTLIYSTASSPLTASTTEDSKTNAPTEVYTQPNITSNVILTQETASLHEHNTSTPSQNGMTDDGESVSTAGDVTMSHADTSHTTVSSNFARLTPQRDDSNETGTMSSMSYNYDGSTVKTADIFSDPVNSVSTVPWRHSTENEDVKTKADEGNYETNSTQATFANMTEESRGTRGTEGSYGFTSEHREEHYNTSVNTTDVSATTETVSNEWSTLQSTDIPITTPGYTTEQGLMVTNASENHTSIGGVINSTTQQNTHGFTNSTPPMGRENRTGTGTPTPVGTTTSINISIITDVITDNSLNTTTVRTNKTDPENKVGHTCVNTSPEPHSRKSTLVCLITLFTLAMTATIFLGISIFLWVRLSVFKKDEERERRSDE